A window of Methanooceanicella nereidis genomic DNA:
TAGCGAAACGTCCGGCCACGTATGCCCATGAAAATAAGATACCCCGTCGATCTCCGCTCCGCGGGGATCGTGAAGGTCAATGTCCGGGTTGTCCGGTATCAGCTTTTCTATGCCGCCGTCATGGTTCCCGGGAATAATGTCTACGATAGCATGCTTTGCCAGCTCGTTCAGGAACCTCGGCACCTCGTCGACTTCCTGGTAAGATGTCCTCGGGACGTTATGTTTGATATCGCCCAGCAATATTATACGGTCGGGGCCGACTTCCGCGATATAGTTCCTGACTCGATCTATACGCTTCGCTATCTGCGAAGGGATATTGATGCCGCTATAATAGAGGTCATATTCTATGCCGAGGTGTATATCCGCGATGACAAGCGATACATCCTCGTTTTTGACCTCGAGCGCCGGGGAGTCTATCAAAGGTATTAATTCTGGCGTCATTACCGGAAAAAGCTCCGCATATACTATCCTGTCATATTAGATAGCTTTTACCGTTTTATAAAATATTTTCATATAATATTAATTGAATCCACGTGCAGCTTAAGTAAAACTTATTATGTATTATAAATGATAGAGTAAGACCAGTAATTACAAGGAAGGTCATATTTTGTTCATCGGCATAGATCATGGCACCACAGGCATACGTTTCGCTAACACCGAAGGGCAATGGTTCGAGATATCGAGAAAGCAGGCCCGGGATATGACAAAGGAGCAGATAATCTCTAAGATGACTTCGAGCTTTGACGTCAAAGTAAATGATATAGAGCTGATAGCTCTGACATATTCCATGGGTGACGGAATATCTAAGATCACCGGCGTGAACAAAGTAGAGAACAGGGGAGTCATCAGCCAGAAGGGAGCCGGCGTACATATAGGAGGAGGTACCAACGTCTATGACGCCATAGCTTCATCGGGGATCAGGGCAGTCGTGATACCGGGAATACACCGCCATAATTCGGCTCACCCCTGCTTCAGGTTATTTTCACATGGAGCCAGCCCTGAAAAGCTCGGGATCGCCTATAACGCATATATGGCAAGAAAGGACAGGAGCTTTATCGTATCCGACATAAGCTCGAACACTGTAACTATGTGCGTACAGGATTTGAAAATGCTTGGCGCCATCGATGCATGCATTTTCGCCCCGGGAGTGCATCACGGGCCCCTTGACCTTGACGCCATAAGGGACGTTGATGCAGGACTGATGAGCGCCAATGACGCGTTTTCTACGGCAGGCGTGACCAGGGTGATACCGCATAAAAGCCTGGACGAACTGCTTGCGGCTAAAGATAAGAACGATGAAGATGCGTTGTGGGCATTCGATACGATAGCTGTTTTTGCCGCGATGGAAATTGCCTCTTTCCTGATGCTATGCCCTGAATGCACCGTGTTCACAGCCGGATCGGTAGGTTCAATGGATATGGTCAGGGACAGGATATCGGGACTTATCAAAAAGGAAGTCCATGTCCTCGGAAAATTATCGGCTGCCATAGGACTTGCGCAGATAGCACGAGACGTCTATGCGGGAGAAAAAGATATACTTGGTATCAAGGTCGACATTTAAACGCGCCTGCTAAGGTATCTATCCCTTTTTTTATATGTAATATCATTTCATTTTTTATCAAGTCAATCACCAAGGCAACTAAGGACACGGTTTTTTCACCACGAAATCTTTGATGAGCGGGTTCTTGCTCAGGTTTTAAGAATGAAAATGTGTTTTACTCAATGGTCTTTGAGATGAAGTTTTTATGGTTGTGCCTTTCGGATGGCAGGTAGGCACGTAATTTCACAGAAACACAGAACCACAAAAATTTTTATATGATTTTTTAAGGTCACAAAAACCCTAATAGTTTACTCACCAAACCACAAATGCTCCAGTATCACCGTCAACGCACTAACACCACCAACGCCCGACTCAACGCACTAACCTCTCAGAGTCACCAACTCTAAAACAAATCCCGAACATTCTCCAAACCACTA
This region includes:
- a CDS encoding metallophosphoesterase, producing MTPELIPLIDSPALEVKNEDVSLVIADIHLGIEYDLYYSGINIPSQIAKRIDRVRNYIAEVGPDRIILLGDIKHNVPRTSYQEVDEVPRFLNELAKHAIVDIIPGNHDGGIEKLIPDNPDIDLHDPRGAEIDGVSYFHGHTWPDVSLLKNSYLVMSHNHPTIKLTDALGHTLTRQSWIRAKLDRDIVAANYPGEFDWGDPELIIVPSFNELCGGIAFNESWHDDLLGPLFTSKAVHLEESQVYLLDGTYMGTIDNLRKYSREKYRSPSSEKKIRRRRKKSFRP
- a CDS encoding methanogenesis marker 12 protein — its product is MFIGIDHGTTGIRFANTEGQWFEISRKQARDMTKEQIISKMTSSFDVKVNDIELIALTYSMGDGISKITGVNKVENRGVISQKGAGVHIGGGTNVYDAIASSGIRAVVIPGIHRHNSAHPCFRLFSHGASPEKLGIAYNAYMARKDRSFIVSDISSNTVTMCVQDLKMLGAIDACIFAPGVHHGPLDLDAIRDVDAGLMSANDAFSTAGVTRVIPHKSLDELLAAKDKNDEDALWAFDTIAVFAAMEIASFLMLCPECTVFTAGSVGSMDMVRDRISGLIKKEVHVLGKLSAAIGLAQIARDVYAGEKDILGIKVDI